The following coding sequences are from one Leucoraja erinacea ecotype New England chromosome 2, Leri_hhj_1, whole genome shotgun sequence window:
- the mtpap gene encoding poly(A) RNA polymerase, mitochondrial isoform X1, whose product MAASVWRRVQAAAGRQLRLPRPHSRSAGGSVGAAPVADGSEEPDIPNKATAKTFSALQAERHEQAERTILISCPPNVTEKKFYNYLASYGPINKYFFYETFGIYALVEFSGKESIEAVQRASTIPGLQHECAVPFKSRFFNLRNNHLGSQAAIHPSVLRLKQSVISLNELLQNISGAASIDEQLYMVLEEMQLTEENTRLRFLVCSLIKEIAAAYFPECSIRPFGSTVNNFGKMGCDLDMFLDLDGISGRNKTKPGGAFSVEYQTKRVASERVATQSILSVIGECIDQFAPGCTGMQKILNARCPLVRFSHQPSGFQCDLTANNRIAMRSTELLYIYSTLDPRVRALVFGIRCWARVQGITSSVPGAWITNFSLTMMVLFLLQRRNPPIIPTLDQLKAQAAEKDVHIIESHDCTFASDYKMKSSQNTETLEDLLQEFFEFYGSFAFNKMSINIRKGKEQNKPEPSPLHIQNPFEQALNVSKNVNQTQLDRFVRAARESAWILQQEGLKHPKANPWGFSALLLPNSQTSMGKSKKRRRQPASERIKNLLDSLKANKQSTDNLSRPNGHQKSIPIVR is encoded by the exons ACATACCTAACAAAGCTACCGCAAAGACCTTCTCAGCATTGCAAGCAGAaaggcacgaacaggcagaacgCACTATTTTGATTAGCTGTCCTCCTAATGTCACTGAGAAGAAATTCTACAACTACTTAGCAAGTTATGGACCGATCAATAAATATTTCTTCTATGAAACTTTT GGCATTTATGCACTGGTGGAGTTCTCTGGTAAGGAAAGTATAGAAGCAGTCCAACGTGCTTCCACCATCCCAGGCCTCCAGCACGAATGTGCTGTTCCGTTCAAATCCAGATTTTTCAATTTGAGGAATAACCATCTTGGATCGCAGGCTGCCATTCATCCTTCCGTGCTTCGGCTTAAACAGTCTGTCATCTCTCTTAATGAACTCTTACAGAACATCTCTGGAGCCGCGAGT ATAGATGAACAATTATACATGGTCCTCGAGGAGATGCAGCTTACCGAAGAGAATACACGTCTTCGATTTCTCGTGTGTTCCCTAATAAAGGAAATCGCGGCAGCTTACTTTCCAGAATGTTCGATCAGACCCTTTGGGTCAACTGTAAATAATTTTGGCAAGATGGGCTGTGACCTAGACATGTTTCTGGATCTGGACGGCATTAGTGGAAGAAATAAAACTAAG CCAGGCGGTGCCTTCTCCGTGGAGTACCAAACGAAAAGGGTGGCATCAGAGCGGGTGGCAACGCAAAGCATCCTTTCGGTGATAGGGGAGTGCATTGATCAATTTGCCCCAGGATGTACAGGAATGCAGAAGATACTCAATGCTAGGTGCCCGTTGGTGCGATTTTCTCATCAGCCTTCAGGATTTCAATGTGACCTCACTGCCAATAATAG AATTGCAATGAGAAGCACCGAGCTCCTTTATATTTATTCTACTCTTGACCCTCGGGTACGGGCCCTGGTGTTCGGCATTCGATGTTGGGCTCGTGTTCAGGGTATCACCAGTAGTGTACCTGGCGCTTGGATCACTAATTTCTCCTTGACCATGATGGTTCTTTTCCTGCTGCAGAGGAGAAATCCACCAATTATACCAACACTGGATCAGCTAAAAGCCCAAGCAG caGAGAAAGATGTGCATATTATTGAAAGTCATGACTGCACCTTTGCTTCTGATTATAAAATGAAGTCTTCCCAAAATACCGAGACTCTGG AGGATCTCCTCCAAGAATTCTTTGAATTTTATGGTTCCTTTGCTTTTAATAAAATGTCCATCAATATCAGAAAG GGTAAAGAACAAAACAAGCCTGAGCCATCACCGCTGCACATCCAGAATCCATTTGAACAAGCGCTAAATGTTAGCAAGAACGTTAATCAAACCCAACTGGATAGGTTTGTGCGAGCAGCTCGGGAGAGCGCCTGGATCTTGCAGCAGGAAGGCCTCAAACACCCAAAGGCCAACCCTTGGGGATTTTCTGCTCtgcttcttcctaactctcaaACCTCGATGGGAAAGAGCaaaaagaggaggagacagccagCTAGCGAGAGGATTAAAAACTTGTTGGATTCACTGAAGGCAAACAAGCAATCCACTGACAATTTAAGCAGGCCGAATGGCCATCAAAAAAGTATTCCCATTGTACGATAG
- the mtpap gene encoding poly(A) RNA polymerase, mitochondrial isoform X2, protein MAASVWRRVQAAAGRQLRLPRPHSRSAGGSVGAAPVADGSEEPDIPNKATAKTFSALQAERHEQAERTILISCPPNVTEKKFYNYLASYGPINKYFFYETFGIYALVEFSGKESIEAVQRASTIPGLQHECAVPFKSRFFNLRNNHLGSQAAIHPSVLRLKQSVISLNELLQNISGAASIDEQLYMVLEEMQLTEENTRLRFLVCSLIKEIAAAYFPECSIRPFGSTVNNFGKMGCDLDMFLDLDGISGRNKTKPGGAFSVEYQTKRVASERVATQSILSVIGECIDQFAPGCTGMQKILNARCPLVRFSHQPSGFQCDLTANNRIAMRSTELLYIYSTLDPRVRALVFGIRCWARVQGITSSVPGAWITNFSLTMMVLFLLQRRNPPIIPTLDQLKAQAEKDVHIIESHDCTFASDYKMKSSQNTETLEDLLQEFFEFYGSFAFNKMSINIRKGKEQNKPEPSPLHIQNPFEQALNVSKNVNQTQLDRFVRAARESAWILQQEGLKHPKANPWGFSALLLPNSQTSMGKSKKRRRQPASERIKNLLDSLKANKQSTDNLSRPNGHQKSIPIVR, encoded by the exons ACATACCTAACAAAGCTACCGCAAAGACCTTCTCAGCATTGCAAGCAGAaaggcacgaacaggcagaacgCACTATTTTGATTAGCTGTCCTCCTAATGTCACTGAGAAGAAATTCTACAACTACTTAGCAAGTTATGGACCGATCAATAAATATTTCTTCTATGAAACTTTT GGCATTTATGCACTGGTGGAGTTCTCTGGTAAGGAAAGTATAGAAGCAGTCCAACGTGCTTCCACCATCCCAGGCCTCCAGCACGAATGTGCTGTTCCGTTCAAATCCAGATTTTTCAATTTGAGGAATAACCATCTTGGATCGCAGGCTGCCATTCATCCTTCCGTGCTTCGGCTTAAACAGTCTGTCATCTCTCTTAATGAACTCTTACAGAACATCTCTGGAGCCGCGAGT ATAGATGAACAATTATACATGGTCCTCGAGGAGATGCAGCTTACCGAAGAGAATACACGTCTTCGATTTCTCGTGTGTTCCCTAATAAAGGAAATCGCGGCAGCTTACTTTCCAGAATGTTCGATCAGACCCTTTGGGTCAACTGTAAATAATTTTGGCAAGATGGGCTGTGACCTAGACATGTTTCTGGATCTGGACGGCATTAGTGGAAGAAATAAAACTAAG CCAGGCGGTGCCTTCTCCGTGGAGTACCAAACGAAAAGGGTGGCATCAGAGCGGGTGGCAACGCAAAGCATCCTTTCGGTGATAGGGGAGTGCATTGATCAATTTGCCCCAGGATGTACAGGAATGCAGAAGATACTCAATGCTAGGTGCCCGTTGGTGCGATTTTCTCATCAGCCTTCAGGATTTCAATGTGACCTCACTGCCAATAATAG AATTGCAATGAGAAGCACCGAGCTCCTTTATATTTATTCTACTCTTGACCCTCGGGTACGGGCCCTGGTGTTCGGCATTCGATGTTGGGCTCGTGTTCAGGGTATCACCAGTAGTGTACCTGGCGCTTGGATCACTAATTTCTCCTTGACCATGATGGTTCTTTTCCTGCTGCAGAGGAGAAATCCACCAATTATACCAACACTGGATCAGCTAAAAGCCCAAGCAG AGAAAGATGTGCATATTATTGAAAGTCATGACTGCACCTTTGCTTCTGATTATAAAATGAAGTCTTCCCAAAATACCGAGACTCTGG AGGATCTCCTCCAAGAATTCTTTGAATTTTATGGTTCCTTTGCTTTTAATAAAATGTCCATCAATATCAGAAAG GGTAAAGAACAAAACAAGCCTGAGCCATCACCGCTGCACATCCAGAATCCATTTGAACAAGCGCTAAATGTTAGCAAGAACGTTAATCAAACCCAACTGGATAGGTTTGTGCGAGCAGCTCGGGAGAGCGCCTGGATCTTGCAGCAGGAAGGCCTCAAACACCCAAAGGCCAACCCTTGGGGATTTTCTGCTCtgcttcttcctaactctcaaACCTCGATGGGAAAGAGCaaaaagaggaggagacagccagCTAGCGAGAGGATTAAAAACTTGTTGGATTCACTGAAGGCAAACAAGCAATCCACTGACAATTTAAGCAGGCCGAATGGCCATCAAAAAAGTATTCCCATTGTACGATAG